A window of Hymenobacter siberiensis genomic DNA:
CCGGCCGCACCCGCCTGAACCCGGTAATCCTCACGGCCACGGCCGCCACGCTGGGCCTCATCCCACTGGCCATCGGTCTGAACATCGACTTCTACGAGCTGTTCGCTTCGGGCAATCCGCACTTCTTCATCGGTGGCGAGTCGGTTACCTTCTGGGGCCCGCTGGCCTGGACCATCATTTTCGGGCTGGTGTTCGCCACGGGTATCACGCTGGTGGTGGTGCCGGTGATGTATTTGCTGAGCGAATCATTAAAAGGAAAAATAACCGGAAAAAATCCGGATGACATTGCAACCATTCAGCAGGAGGTGGACTCTGAGGAAGTACAGGCGGCTACGCCGCCTGTACTAGCCTAGCTTTTCAGGCGTCGAGTGCCCGCTGGCCGGCTGTTGTTGCAGCAGCGGCCGCCGGTGGGCACTCTCCCCGGCGCGACGCCAACGGAACGGCCGGTTACTACCTGCCCCGCTTACCATCTTTTTCCGCAACTTTATTATGTACGTATCCACCACTAGCGCCCACCACACACCTACTATCGAGCAGCAGGTATTCCGCATTATCAGCAAGCGCAAGGCCATCCGGGCCAGCCGCGTGCGCAAAACCGCCAGCCTCGCCCGCGACCTGCGCTTCGAAACCCTCGACGTTGTTGATATTATTCTGGAGCTGGAGCGCAACTTCAGCATCACCATTCCCGACGAAGTACCGCTCTACACCGTAGGCGATTTCGTTCGCTTCGTGCGCGACCACGCCGCTGCCGCTTAGCATTATTTTACCCTGCAAAAAAGCCCCCCCGCAACCTGAGTTGCGGGGGGGCTTTTTTCATTCCGGGCTTTTGCACCAGAGTCAGGTATTCCAACCCCAACCCTTATCCAAAACTGTTTGACGGCTCGCCATAGGTGAGTACGGCCGCTGTGCCTTATAGCTAAAGCTGTTGTGGCGCTTAGCGCACGTTCCCGCCGGTATTGGTGGCTGTGGTGCTGGGCTCGCGGCTGCTGTCGGTGGTGTGAGCTGCCACGCTTCTGGTACCGGCGTGCTTAGCCGATTCTTCGGCTATCTGCGCGGTGGGCGCGGCGGGGTCGTTCGAGTGCGAGGGCTGCGCGGCGGGAGCCATGGCAGCTTGCTCATCGAGGGCATCGGCCGCGTGCTTGGCTTGGTTGCTGGCCGAAGCCGTAGCCGTAGCAGCGGCGCTGGCGGCCGAGGCCGGGGTTTCTTTATCGGAAGGAGCATAGGCCCCGGCCGTGGTAACTTCGGTCGGGCGGGTCAGCTCCCACTCGTGGAACTTGTCCATCTCACCTTTCAGAGTAGTCGAGAACCAGGCTACCAGGGCCACGTCATCGAGCAGGCCCAGCACCGGAATGAAATCCGGAATCAGGTCAATTGGGCTGATGAAGTAGATGAGTACCGCCACGGCCGCCGCCACCGTGGTGCCGGGCACACCCGTATACTCTCCCGACATCGACGCCTTGATGAGCCGGAACATGGTCTGGAGGGTTTCCCATGCCTCGTGGGCCAGCGTGCCCACGTCGTTTTTCTCGCTGGCCTTTTTGTAGGCATCGGTCAGCAGCTTCTTCAGGCGCGAGGGCTGCTTGATGTAGCCCTCGGCGGTGTTCAGAAACTTCTTGAAAATGGCCGAGCCGGCGACATCGTTACTGGAAGGCGGGGTTTGTTGATTTTTAGCCACGGAGTGCGGAGGTTAAGGAAGACAGAGGGATTGAGAGACAAGCACTGCTTATCTAAGTCTGAATACTAGATTGCAGGGCCTAAGGTTATGAAAAAGGTCCGCATTGGCTCCCCCAAACAGCGGAATAATCAGCGTATTCTGACGGACTGCGGATAATAATCGGCGCACCCGAAAAGTCATTACAACGCAACGGCCTGCTTCGGTAAAGAAACAGGCCGTTGTGCTACTTGTGCTTGAAAAGGGCGTTCCGGCCTATTCAAAAACCTTTACTACGAATACATAGTCCTGCAGCTTCTTGAGCTGCTGGGGCCGCCCGGTGCCGGCCAGCTGGCCAAAGCGGGGCAGGCGGTAGGGGTTGGCGGGCTTGGCCGCTTCCAGTGAATCAACCAGCCGTACCAGGTACGACGACTTGGTAGCGAAGGCGGCGCTCTGCGCGTCGTTCTGCCGGCCGCTCACCACCCCAATCAGGTTGCCGCGCTCGTCCATCAGCGGGCCGCCCGAGTTGCCGGGGTTCACCGGAATGCTCACTTGGTAGAAAGCCGTATCGCCCTCGAAGCCCGAACGGGCGCTCAGCGAGCCTTCGCCGTACACCACGTCCTCACGCGGGTAGCCCAGCGTGAACACCCGCTCGCCCAAATCGGCCTGGCCCGATTTTACCGCGTAAGGCAGCCGGCCGAAACCGGTGAACTTCTTGTCGGTAATGCGCAAAATGGCCAGGTCGTGCTTGATGTCGGAATACACCGGCTCGGCGTGGTAGCGCTGGTGGTTGCGGCCCTCAATCAGCAGCGAGTCAGCACCCTGAATAACGTGGTAGCTGGTCACGATATAGCCTTCCGAAGTCAGGGCGAAGCCCGTTCCGCTAAATTTGCTAACCGGGGCCAGCGGTGGCGTGGCGCTGCCATCAATCCGCTTGATGGTGCTATTTAAGACCTTCTGGTTGTGCTTGAGGCTGTTAATCTCGCGGCGCATCACGTTGTAGCCATACAGCGAAGGCTGTACCTTGGAGTTGCGCCAGATATCCAGCCCCAGCAGCGTGGCAAACACGGCCATCACGGCCACCGAAGCGGCCACGCCCACGGTGGCGCGGTGCCCGCTCCAGAACTCGCGCAGCCGGCGCTCGGTGCGCGAAATACGCAGTATCGGGTGCACCGTGTGGGTGAGGCCGGTGATGGGCAGCGTAATTTCCTCAGGGGCATCGGCGGCCAGCATGGCGGCGTGGATGCTGCGCAGCTGCTGCCGGGCCTGCTGGCGCTGGCCGTAGGCGCGTAGCGTATCGGTCATCTCGCTGAAGTCGGCATAGCGCAGGGCCAGGGCCGGGTCAGCCGCCAGGCGCGCTTCGAGATTGGCGCGGGCGGGCCCGGCCAGCTCGCCGGTGGCGTAGGCTTCAAATAAGGCGTAATAGTCTGCTTCAGTCATCATGGGTAAATGCTGCCGGGCGGGGCGGCGGCGGTAAGCGGATGGGAGTTTCACCGGCTACAACCGGCGGCTAACGATATCAGATAGGCTCTTCTTTATAATGGGCGAAGAATAATTTTTTCAGGCGCACGAGGCACTTGTATTTCTGGTTTTTGGCATTGTCGGCGTTGGTGTAGCCAAACTCTGCCGTGAGGTCCTGCATCGACTTATCGAGCAGGTAGAAGCCTTCCAAAAGTGAGCGGCACGGTTCGCCGAGGTGGTCCAGGGCCTCGCTCATGGTGGCGAAACGGCGGTCCTGCTCCTCAGCGGCCAGCAGGTCTTCCTCGGCTCCCGTGTTCAGGTACGGGCCGTGCTCCTCGTCATCCAGCAAGCGCACGCCGAAGCGGCTTTTGCTGGTCAGGCGCTTGAGCCACAGGCGGCGGCACACGGCGTAGAGGTAGGTCTTAATCTGGCAGCTGAGCTCGAGGGAGCCGTCGCGTACTTTTTCATAAAACACCATCACGCCCTCCTGGTACACGTCCTGGGCATCGTCCTCGGTGCCGCTGTTTTGCAGCACGAAGTGCGACACCATGGGCCAGTGCAGCCGGTAGAGGTGGGCCAGGGCCCGCTCATCGCCGCTGCGAATGGCGGCAATCAGCGCGTCGTCGGTAGGAGTCAAAGAAGAGGAAGTTGGATTGCCCCTGCTCATTCACTTTGGGGGTTAATACAGGCAAAGGCTACAAGTAACCCGCCGAAATAATTTTTTTCCGGGCCGGGTTACCTTTCCAGAGACTGAGTATAAAGGGCGTTTTAAAGTTAACCCGTTTTCAAAATTACCTCCAAAGATGAAAAATCTGTTTAAAGCTGCTGCCCTGGGCTTCGCCCTCACCGCTGGTCTGACTTCGTGCGGCGAAAAGAAGACCGAGGAAACCACTACCGTTGAGACCCCTGCTACCGGCACCGAGACCACCACTACTACCACCACCGACAGCACCGCAATGGCTGCTCCCGCTGCTGATAGCACTGCTATGGCTCCTGCTGCTACCACCACCACGACTGTAACCGAAGAGAAGAAGTAGTTTGTTGCCGGCCCCTGGGCCAGCGCAAACCTTCGTCATTCGACACTAACAGCCCGGATTTTCCCAAGCGGAAAATACGGGCTGTTTTTTTATGC
This region includes:
- a CDS encoding acyl carrier protein; protein product: MYVSTTSAHHTPTIEQQVFRIISKRKAIRASRVRKTASLARDLRFETLDVVDIILELERNFSITIPDEVPLYTVGDFVRFVRDHAAAA
- a CDS encoding trypsin-like peptidase domain-containing protein, which produces MMTEADYYALFEAYATGELAGPARANLEARLAADPALALRYADFSEMTDTLRAYGQRQQARQQLRSIHAAMLAADAPEEITLPITGLTHTVHPILRISRTERRLREFWSGHRATVGVAASVAVMAVFATLLGLDIWRNSKVQPSLYGYNVMRREINSLKHNQKVLNSTIKRIDGSATPPLAPVSKFSGTGFALTSEGYIVTSYHVIQGADSLLIEGRNHQRYHAEPVYSDIKHDLAILRITDKKFTGFGRLPYAVKSGQADLGERVFTLGYPREDVVYGEGSLSARSGFEGDTAFYQVSIPVNPGNSGGPLMDERGNLIGVVSGRQNDAQSAAFATKSSYLVRLVDSLEAAKPANPYRLPRFGQLAGTGRPQQLKKLQDYVFVVKVFE
- a CDS encoding RNA polymerase sigma factor; translation: MSRGNPTSSSLTPTDDALIAAIRSGDERALAHLYRLHWPMVSHFVLQNSGTEDDAQDVYQEGVMVFYEKVRDGSLELSCQIKTYLYAVCRRLWLKRLTSKSRFGVRLLDDEEHGPYLNTGAEEDLLAAEEQDRRFATMSEALDHLGEPCRSLLEGFYLLDKSMQDLTAEFGYTNADNAKNQKYKCLVRLKKLFFAHYKEEPI